GGCGCAAGCATTTTATGTCCGGAAAGCGCGAAGAAATCACAGTCAATGTTCTTTACGTCAACCGGCATATGCGGTGCGGACTGGGCTCCATCCACGAGCACCTTTGCGCCGGCCTTGTGCGCCATGGCGGTTATTCTCTTCACGTCGTTTATAGTGCCAAGCACATTCGAAACGTGGGTTATGGCAACTAGTTTCGGGTGCTTTTCAAGCTGTTCCTTAAGGCTTTCCTCATCAAGCCTGCTGCGCTCCTCATCGAGCTTTATGTAGTCAAGAATAGCGCCGGTCTTCTTTGCCAGCATTATCCATGGGACTATGTTGCTGTGATGCTCCATCTCTGATATAAGTATGTGGTCTCCTCTCCCTATGTTGGAGGCTCCCCATGTAAGTGCCACAAGGTTCATGGCCTCTGTTGTATTCCTCACGTATACAAGCTCCTGGTATGAGTTTGCATTCAAGAATTTTGCTAGCTTCACCTTAGAGCCTGTGTATGCCTCGGTTGCGCGCTCCGAAATCTCGTATATCCCCCTGTGTATGTTCGCGTTGTAGCCTTCATAGTACTCCTTTATGGCGTTTATCACCTGCGCTGGCTTCTGCGAGGTGGCTGCGCTGTCCAGATAGACGAGAGGCTTGCCATGCATCCTAATGCCGAGTATCGGGAAGTCCTTACGTATCTTTTCCACATCAAGCGCCGTCCTAGCTTTGCCATGATTCGATTCAATCATTTTGTTCACTTGCCGTCTGCCCGTTTGAGCGCATCTGCCCGTACCCGCTTGCCTCGAGTTCTCCGACCAGCTCCACGCCGCCTTCCTTGATTATCCGGCCATCGGATATTACATGCACGAACTGGGGCTTCATGTACTTCAGCACCCTGCTGTAGTGCGTTATTACAAGCAGGCCCATACTGTTTTTAGTGGCGAGCTCGTTAATGTTCTCCGCAACTACCTTGACGGCATCTATGTCGAGCCCGGAATCAGGTTCGTCGAGAATCGCGATACCCGGCTTCAGTACAGCCATCTGCAATATCTCTGCCTTCTTCTTCTCGCCCCCAGAGAAGCCCTTGTTAAGCGACCTGCCTATCACGCCATTGTCGATTTTCAGTTTTTCGGAGTAAGCCTTGATGTTCTCCA
The Candidatus Marsarchaeota archaeon genome window above contains:
- a CDS encoding cysteine desulfurase encodes the protein MIESNHGKARTALDVEKIRKDFPILGIRMHGKPLVYLDSAATSQKPAQVINAIKEYYEGYNANIHRGIYEISERATEAYTGSKVKLAKFLNANSYQELVYVRNTTEAMNLVALTWGASNIGRGDHILISEMEHHSNIVPWIMLAKKTGAILDYIKLDEERSRLDEESLKEQLEKHPKLVAITHVSNVLGTINDVKRITAMAHKAGAKVLVDGAQSAPHMPVDVKNIDCDFFALSGHKMLAPTGIGALYAKRQLLEDMPPLFGGGDMIRTVSFQDYTPNDLPWKFEAGTSNIEGGIGLSAALDYLNRLGMENVRRHEIELTEYALSRLESVRNVSVFGLGRSQIKSRGGVISFEVDKVHPHDVASIFDSEGIAIRAGHHCAMPLVANILNEAAVARMSFYIYNTKAEVDKAVDAIAKVKKIFRVA
- the sufC gene encoding Fe-S cluster assembly ATPase SufC, whose amino-acid sequence is MKLEIKDLHVGVGGKTILNGINLVVNSGEFHVLMGPNGSGKTTLAKAIMGYPGLEISKGDILIDGNSILKLSPDKRAKLGLFLQFQNPVEIDGVGFVNFLRSALESKTDGTVNMREFMENIKAYSEKLKIDNGVIGRSLNKGFSGGEKKKAEILQMAVLKPGIAILDEPDSGLDIDAVKVVAENINELATKNSMGLLVITHYSRVLKYMKPQFVHVISDGRIIKEGGVELVGELEASGYGQMRSNGQTASEQND